The Mesorhizobium sp. B1-1-8 genome contains a region encoding:
- a CDS encoding SRPBCC family protein has product MAIDVTSEIEIARPRAVVAGFSADPDNVPRWYVNIDSVEWKTPRPARVGSRIGFVARFLGRRLVYTYEIVELVPGEKLVMRTAEGPFPMETGYAWRDAGEGRTHMTLRNRGTPTGFSRLMAPFMALAVRRSTDRDLLRLKTILEATG; this is encoded by the coding sequence ATGGCGATCGATGTGACGAGCGAGATCGAGATCGCCAGGCCGCGTGCGGTGGTCGCCGGCTTTTCCGCCGATCCGGACAATGTCCCGCGCTGGTACGTCAACATCGATTCGGTGGAGTGGAAGACGCCTCGACCGGCCAGGGTGGGATCGAGAATTGGGTTCGTGGCGCGGTTTCTCGGAAGGCGGCTTGTTTACACCTACGAGATCGTGGAGTTGGTGCCTGGCGAGAAACTCGTGATGCGAACCGCTGAAGGGCCGTTTCCCATGGAAACGGGCTATGCGTGGCGGGACGCCGGCGAAGGCCGCACCCATATGACGCTCCGAAACCGCGGGACGCCGACCGGCTTTTCCCGTCTGATGGCCCCGTTCATGGCCTTGGCCGTTCGGCGCTCGACAGATCGGGATCTGCTGCGGCTGAAGACCATTCTGGAGGCGACGGGCTGA